The genomic stretch GGTAGAAGGTGAAATGGATGAAATTTCTGAAGAAGAAATGGCAGATGCAATTAAATTTGCACACGAATCTATTAAAGTTCAAATTAAAGCACAAGTTGCTTTAGCAGAAGCTTTTGGTAAAAAAGAAGTACGTGAGTACGCTACTGCAGAACAAAATGAAGAATTAGCAAAAAAAATACACGATTTAGCTTACGATAAATGTTATGCTATTGCAAAACAAGGAACTTCTAAAGCAGAACGTGGTGCTGCATTTGCAGAAGTAAAAGAAGAAGTAATTGCTACTTTTACAGAAGAAGAATTAGAAGAGTTTGGTGGTTTAGTATCTAAATACTACAGCAAAGCAGAAAAAGAAGCAGTAAGAGAGTTAACTTTAAGTGAAGGAATTCGTTTAGACGGAAGAAAAACTGATGAAATTAGACCAATTTGGTGTGAAGTAGATTACTTACCATCTACTCACGGTTCTTCTATTTTTACTCGTGGTGAAACCCAAGCATTAGCAACAGTAACTTTAGGAACTTCTAGAGAAGCTAACAAAATAGACATGCCATCTTATGAAGGTGAAGAATCTTTCTATTTACACTATAACTTCCCTCCTTTTTGTACAGGTGAAGCTAGACCATTAAGAGGAACATCTCGAAGAGAAGTTGGTCATGGTAATTTAGCACAACGTGGTTTAAAAGGAATGATTCCTGATGATTGCCCATATACAGTAAGAGTTGTATCAGAAGTATTAGAATCTAACGGTTCTTCTTCTATGGCAACAGTTTGTGCAGGTACAATGGCTTTAATGGATGCTGGTGTAAAATTAACGAGACCAGTTTCTGGTATTGCTATGGGATTAATTTCTGATGGTGATCGTTATGCAGTTTTATCTGATATTTTAGGTGATGAAGATCATTTAGGTGATATGGATTTTAAAGTAACTGGTACTGCAGAAGGTATTACTGCTTGTCAAATGGATATTAAAATTAAAGGATTAAGTTACGAGATTTTAGTAAATGCTTTAAAACAAGCTCGTGATGGTCGTTTACATATTTTAGGTAAATTAACTGACACTATTGAGGCGCCAAGTGCAGAAGTAAAAGCTCATGCACCGAAAATGGTTAACAGAAGAATTCCTAACGAATTAATTGGTGCATTTATTGGACCAGGTGGTAAACACATTCAAGAATTACAGAAAGAAACTGAAACTACAATTGTAATTACAGAAGACGCTGTAACAGAAGAAGGAATTATAGAGATTTTAGGAACAAAACCAGAAGGTATAGAGGCTGTTATTTCTAAAATAGAATCTATGATGTTTAAACCAGAAAAGGGTTCTGTTTACGAAGTAAAAGTAATTAAAATGTTAGATTTTGGTGCTGTTGTAGAATATACAGAAGCTCCAGGAAACGAAGTTTTATTACACGTAAGTGAACTTGCTTGGGAACGCACAGACAATGTTTCTGATGTTGTAAAATTAGGAGACATTTTAGATGTTAAATATTTCGGAATCGACCCAAGAACTAGAAAAGAAAAAGTTTCTAGAAAAGCTTTATTAGAAAAGCCCGAAGGTTATGTTGCTAGACCACCAAGAGACGATAAGCGTTCTGGAGGTAGAGACAACCGCGGAAGAGATAACAGACGTGATGACAGAAAACCTAGAGAAAATAAAAAAGATTAATTTTTAAACTTTTTTATCTAAATACTAAAAATCGCCAAAATTATTTTGGCGATTTTTTTTTGTTTAAAACGTAATAATCTAAATGCTTTTATTTTCTTTGTACTCTCTATATGAAAATTCAACGTATTACATATTTATCTTTAGGCACAAACCAAGGAAATAAGCTAGAAAACCTCCAAAAAGCGATCAACTTAATTGGAGACAAAATTGGCGCAATTCAAAAAATATCATCAATTTATAAAACTGCTTCTTGGGGTTTTGAAGGTAACGACTTTTACAATGTATGTATTAAAGTCTCAACATATTTACCACCAGACACTTTACTTAAAGATGTTTTATCTATTGAACAAGAGCTAGGTAGAGAGAGAAAATCAACAGAAAATTACGAAAATCGAAATATCGATATTGATGTTTTATTATTTGAAGATGAAATTATATTTTCTAAAAATCTAATTGTACCACACTATAAAATGTTACAAAGAAAATTTGTAATGGTTCCTTTGGAAGAAATAGCATCTAATGTAATTCATCCAATAGAAAAAAAACAAATCAATGTATGCTTACAAGGTTGCACCGATCAATCTGAAATAGAAAAAATAAGCGAACAATTGGTAAGACCAATACCAATTACAGAGAAATACAATTACATTGCAATAGAAGGTAATATTGGTGCTGGTAAAACTTCATTAGCTAAAATGATGTCTGATGAATTTAATGCAAAATTAGTATTAGAGAGATTTGCAGACAACCCGTTTTTACCTAAATTTTATGAAGATAAAGATAGATACGCTTTCCCTTTAGAAATGAGTTTTTTGGCCGACCGATATCAACAACTTAGCGATGATTTAGCACAATTCGACTTATTTAAGAACTTCATTGTTTCAGATTATTATATTTTTAAATCTTTAATATTCGCGCAAGTTACTTTATCTAATGATGAGTACTTATTGTATCGAAAAATGTTTAATCTAATATATAAAGAAATTACTAAACCAGATCTTTATGTGTACTTATATCAAAACACAGAGCGACTTTTAGAGAATATTAAAAAAAGGGGAAGAACATACGAGCAAAATATTGAATCTGAATATCTAAAAAAAATACACGACGGTTATAAAAGCTTTATATCAACGCAAGAAAACCTGAACTTATTAATTATAGATGTGTCTGAAATAGACTTTGTTAACAACAAAAAAGATTACAATTTTATCATAAATAAAATAAAGTATAATTAAAAAAAATATTATACTTTTGCACCGATATTAATTCCCCCCAAATTTGTTAAATATTATATACTATACC from Polaribacter marinaquae encodes the following:
- the folK gene encoding 2-amino-4-hydroxy-6-hydroxymethyldihydropteridine diphosphokinase codes for the protein MKIQRITYLSLGTNQGNKLENLQKAINLIGDKIGAIQKISSIYKTASWGFEGNDFYNVCIKVSTYLPPDTLLKDVLSIEQELGRERKSTENYENRNIDIDVLLFEDEIIFSKNLIVPHYKMLQRKFVMVPLEEIASNVIHPIEKKQINVCLQGCTDQSEIEKISEQLVRPIPITEKYNYIAIEGNIGAGKTSLAKMMSDEFNAKLVLERFADNPFLPKFYEDKDRYAFPLEMSFLADRYQQLSDDLAQFDLFKNFIVSDYYIFKSLIFAQVTLSNDEYLLYRKMFNLIYKEITKPDLYVYLYQNTERLLENIKKRGRTYEQNIESEYLKKIHDGYKSFISTQENLNLLIIDVSEIDFVNNKKDYNFIINKIKYN
- a CDS encoding polyribonucleotide nucleotidyltransferase; this translates as MIPKVFKEVIDLGDGRTISLETGKLAKQAHGSVVVQMGKAMLLCTVVSNYKQADVDFLPLTVDYREKFAAAGRYPGGFFKREARPSDGEVLTMRLVDRVLRPLFPKDYHAETQVMIQLMSHDEDVMPDALAGLAASAAIQLSDFPFECPISEARVARVNGEFVINPSRAQLAESDIDMMIGASADSVMMVEGEMDEISEEEMADAIKFAHESIKVQIKAQVALAEAFGKKEVREYATAEQNEELAKKIHDLAYDKCYAIAKQGTSKAERGAAFAEVKEEVIATFTEEELEEFGGLVSKYYSKAEKEAVRELTLSEGIRLDGRKTDEIRPIWCEVDYLPSTHGSSIFTRGETQALATVTLGTSREANKIDMPSYEGEESFYLHYNFPPFCTGEARPLRGTSRREVGHGNLAQRGLKGMIPDDCPYTVRVVSEVLESNGSSSMATVCAGTMALMDAGVKLTRPVSGIAMGLISDGDRYAVLSDILGDEDHLGDMDFKVTGTAEGITACQMDIKIKGLSYEILVNALKQARDGRLHILGKLTDTIEAPSAEVKAHAPKMVNRRIPNELIGAFIGPGGKHIQELQKETETTIVITEDAVTEEGIIEILGTKPEGIEAVISKIESMMFKPEKGSVYEVKVIKMLDFGAVVEYTEAPGNEVLLHVSELAWERTDNVSDVVKLGDILDVKYFGIDPRTRKEKVSRKALLEKPEGYVARPPRDDKRSGGRDNRGRDNRRDDRKPRENKKD